TTGTTTTTACAAATCCGGAGAATTTCAAATCCTATAAAAGAAATAAATGAAGCAGCCAAGGTAATTGCAGGGGGGGAGTTCCAGAAGCGTCTGGATATAAATACCGGAGATGAGATAGAAGAGCTGGGGAGAAGCTTCAACAACATGGCGGAATCACTGGAAAAGATAGAAGAGAACAGGCGGAACCTCATAGCCAACATATCCCACGATCTGCGGTCACCCATGACCTCTATAAGAGGTTTTATAGAAGGCATCGTAGACGGTACCATTCCGGAGGAAAAGAGAGAGCATTACTTGAACATAGTTTTGGAAGAGAGCAAAAGATTAATCAAAATAACAAACGAGCTTTTGGAGCTTAATAATATACAGCAGGGAAAGCTTGAAATAAAAAAGGAAGCCTTCGAACTCAATGAGACAATCAGGAGGAAGCTTATATCCTATGAGAGAGGAATAACACAAAAGCAGCTCAATGTGTCCTTCAACATGTATGAGGAGAAAAGCTTCGTATTATCTGACCAGCTGCTTATAGAGAGAGTGCTGTCCAATCTTATGGATAATGCTGTGAAGTTCACACCAGAGAAAGGCAGCATAGAGATAAAGACCGCAGGTAAAGGGAACAGCATATGCATAGAGGTTGCTAACACTGGGGCTGAAATCAGTGCTGAGGAGCTTAACAGAGTTTGGGAAAGATTCCATAAGGGGGACGCATCCAGGGGAACATATAAAAACGGTTATGGGCTGGGACTTGCCATTGTAAAGGAGATAATAAACCAGCTGGATGAAAAGATTTGGGTTGCAAGCGGGGAAGGCTTTATAAAATTCACATTTACTATTGAAAAAGTATAAAGTTTACAATTCGTTCATATTTTGTTCAAATATTTGCGATATATTTAAAATATAGTTTAAATCGGTGGTTTGAAAAAAGAATATCTAATTTCAAATTTACCTTTAAGGAGGAATAGGATATGAGCGATTTTTTTAATGAAAACAATGAAATCAGCGAAATCATTGAAAGTACTGAAAACAATGAAAATAATGAGATTAATAGCTCCTTTTACAGAGAAGTTATCGAAAGAAAGCCCAAAAAGAGTCCTAGGAAGTTTATTGCACTGGTGCTTGCAGCAGGTCTTTTGATAGGAACTGTATTTGGATTTGGCTTGGATAATTTCCTTCCCAACCCTGTTGGGGATTCAAACAGAGTATACGCATCGGGAGTAGAGAATACCCAAATTGTTTTTGACAAATCAGTATCTCCAGTAGTACCCATATCGAAGAAGGTGTCCCCTTCAATTGTCGCAATCAGTCTGAAGACAAGAACCAGGGATTTTTTTGGCAGGGTCTATGAAGGTCAGGGAACAGGCTCGGGAATCATCATCGACAATCAGGGACATATAATTACAAACAACCATGTCGTAGAAGGTGCGCAGGATATAACTGTAATACTCCACGACGGGAAAGAGCTTCAGGCAACTTTGGTAGGAGGCGATTCCCAGACAGACCTTGCAGTAATAAAGGTCAATCCGGCAAATTTGACTATAGCTGAGCTTGGAGATTCTTCAAAGCTTGAAGTAGGAGAGTTGGCGGTTGCTATAGGCAGTCCGATGGGCACAGAATATGCCGGTTCAGTTACCGCAGGAATAATAAGCGGACTTAACAGAAAAGTCAGTGTTGGGGATAACTCTATAAAGCTTATTCAGACTGATGCAGCCATCAACCCCGGCAACAGCGGAGGAGCATTGGTAAACAGTGAAGGTAAGGTTATAGGAATCAATACGATAAAGTTTGCAGAGACTACAGTTGAGGGAATGGGCTTTGCAATACCAATCAACGAGGCAAAACCGATTATTCAGGAAATAATAAGCAAGAAGAAGATCGCAAGGCCATACCTGGGCATACAGGGAAGGAACATAACCAAGGAAGCAGCCGAGCAGTATGAAGTGCCTCAAGGTGTATACGTAGAGGACGTAGTAGATTACAGTGGAGCTGAAAAGGCTGGAATAAAGCAGGGGGACATAATAACAAAGCTGGATGGCAAGAAGGTCTTGACAATAGAAGAAGTAATAGCTGTTATAAAGAAGCACAAGGTCGGAGATATTGTGCAGGTTGAACTATATGATCAGATGGATAAGTATAAAACGATTTCCGTAAAACTTCATGAAAGCAATGAATAAATTGAGAGAGAGACAGGAAACTGTCTCTTTTCCAATGTATAATGAGATAGAGTAAAACTATAAGGAGATAGGAAAATGAAATATGAAGGAAGCATATATAGGCCGCCAAGTGAGGCACAGAGCTTGATAATCCAAGCCACTATCGGCTGCTCTCATAATAAGTGTACATTCTGCAGCATGTATAAGGACAAAAAATTTAGGATAAGGGACGTGGAAGAAATCCTCGCGGATATTGAGGAAGGTAAAAAATATTATAGGATTGTAAGCAGGATTTTTCTGGCTGACGGAAATGCATTGGCAATGAAAACTGAAGCTTTGAAGAGGATACTCTTAAAAATAAGTGAGGTTATGCCTGAATGTGAAAGGGTGGGAATATACAGCAGCCCTGAGGACATATTGCGGAAAACTGAGGTTGAGCTGAGAGAATTGAAAGAGCTGGGGCTTGGCATAGTTTATATGGGATTGGAATCCGGAAGTGATGCTGTCCTAAGCAGCATTAATAAAGGTGTTACCTCATCGGAAATGATTAGAGCAGGGAAAAAGCTCATAAACTCTGGAATAGTGCTGTCCATTACTTTGATTTCAGGAATAGGCGGAAAGAGTGGATGGCGTGAGCATGCATTGGAGTCTGCAAGAGTTATAAATGATATTAATCCGCACTATTTGGGACTTCTTACGCTTCTTGTAGAGCCGGGAACTGAGATAGAGCAGCAGATTGGAAAAGGTGAGTTTGAACTGCTGGGTCCCAAGGAGGTAATGGAGGAGACAAGGCTGCTGATTGAAAAGCTGACTTTGAGCCAATGTGTCTTTAGAAGCAACCATGCATCCAATTATTTTTCCCTGGCAGGAACGCTGCCACAGGATAAGCAAAGGCTTCTGCAAGAGATAGAACACGCGCTGAATAACGAATATGATTATAAGGATGAATACTTTAGACGGTTATAAGCTTTCCGTAGCCTGAAGCTGTATTTCCTGTTGGGGTTTGTAGCGGTTTGTACCCCAAACCCCGAGGATTATTATGATTCCGCCTGCAAGCTGATACCAGTGAAAGGCTTCATGTCTTATTAAAACTCCGGCGATTATTGATATTACTGTGGTAAGGTTGGAGAAAACCGAGGAATTTGAAGCAGGCAGCTTCGAGAGCATATAGTTTACCATAAAGAATGCGCAAACTGAAGACAGAGTGCCTAGATAAAGAACGGGAACCAGCGTGCTTGCTGAGCCTAAAGAGCTGATGTATTTATCCAGATTGCCGTTTATCACACCTGTTACTGCAGATATCATATTGAATACAACTGCCCCTGTCCACATCATTACAAAGGTTATCTCGACAGGGGTAAAACTGCTGGAAAGCTTTCTGGAAAGAATATTATATACTCCTGCAGCGAGTACTGCCCCGCAGAGTGAGAGTATCCCGGCATAATGGCCTGCACTGCTGTTGCTGCCAGACATCAGTACTATAAATACAACGCCTAAGACAGAAGCCAGTATAAAAAACAGCTGTGCCCTGCCTGGTTTTTCTTTTAGGAATATTGCAGCAAAAATGGTTACTACTACAGGAATCAGAGCAATCATTATTCCTGCTTCCGATGAGGATGTAAGCTTTACACCTGTAGTTTCGAAAATAAAGTATGCAATTGGCTGGAATAAAGATAGCAGCAAAAGCTCCTTAAGGGGCTTATTTTTATAGCTCACCTTAATAGCACCAAACAGCCAAAGCAAAGTCAAGAGTATCGCGGCCAAAGCAAAGCGGTATGCAAGAAGAAGGGTTGTGGGCAGGGTTTCCAAGGCTTGCTTTGTAAACATGAAGGACAACCCAAAAATCAATGCCATGACAAGTCCTGCAAGATAAGGTAAATAAGCTTGATATTTTTTCATAATGTCACTTCCCAATTATTTATATATAGCCATTTTAACAGAAGTACCTATAGCTGTCCATGTGAGGCTTTGCAGGAATCAGGCTGCTCTTGTCGATAGATTGGAAAAACTGAAGCAATATCGGATTTTTCAGGAAGGATTTTGAAATTATTGGTAGAATATATTTATTAAGTAATACCGGGACGGAGATTGTTGAGGGGTGTGATGCTATGGGGCTCTGGGGTAAGGATGTAGCAAGGACAAGATATGTGGGACAGGTTTATGTTGATCAGCTGTGCAGCATAAAAAAGGAAAGTGATGTATTGCAGAGAATAGCTCCCAGGTGTGAAAATTGCGGCAATAATGAGTATTACGGTATTTACGAGACCTCAAGACTTTTCAGAGTATTTAATATCCCCCTGGTGCAGTGTGATACTGTTTACTACTTCAGCTGCCCGGAATGTAATTTTGGGTTTAAGCTTAGATCGGAGGAGTTCAAAACGCTTGAACAAATTGCATCGATTAACACTAAGTATCTAGAGGGTTTAATAACAAAGTCAGAATTTGAAAGCAGTCTGAGGAGCATCCAAGAGTGAGGGATCATAGGCTCCTTTTATTTTTTTGCATTCGAATTTAAAATGAATATTAGAGCCGGAGATACAAATAATAAGCTTAAAGTATTTTTGTTTGTACTTTCGGAGGTGATACTATGGAAATAAATAAAGCCGATTTCTTTACGGAATGGACAAATTGGAAGAACACCTTGGGCAAGGCAGTGAATCTTGGGGAATCAGTCGGCATGTCCGAAAATACCATAGAGAATATTGCTGTTAAAGTAGGCAATGTTCTTGCAGCAAGGGTAGATCCTGAAAACAGGGAGCAGCGTTTGCTGCAGGAACTGTGGAAAGTGGGAGATGACAGCGACAGGAAAGTCCTGACAAAGCTAATTGTAAAAATGGTTGAAACAGATATAAAGCAGTGACCTTAGAAGTCACTGCTTTCGCTT
This sequence is a window from Clostridia bacterium. Protein-coding genes within it:
- a CDS encoding radical SAM protein; this translates as MKYEGSIYRPPSEAQSLIIQATIGCSHNKCTFCSMYKDKKFRIRDVEEILADIEEGKKYYRIVSRIFLADGNALAMKTEALKRILLKISEVMPECERVGIYSSPEDILRKTEVELRELKELGLGIVYMGLESGSDAVLSSINKGVTSSEMIRAGKKLINSGIVLSITLISGIGGKSGWREHALESARVINDINPHYLGLLTLLVEPGTEIEQQIGKGEFELLGPKEVMEETRLLIEKLTLSQCVFRSNHASNYFSLAGTLPQDKQRLLQEIEHALNNEYDYKDEYFRRL
- a CDS encoding HAMP domain-containing sensor histidine kinase yields the protein MKNSILKRLFITYGIAIIIGFAILALSLLKIFDQYFIENRKELLYDQGRKVAKEAAEFLYAGNSNSRSLANDLQVLDKFLNAHIWVVNSQGTIIVLSGSNDEQLLGRSLEEEELKELESGQSIEARGDFYGMLSEPSLTVGYPVFVNNNFAGGVLVHASLLEIQKNFREIYSLTLWAILVSVAVAYGILFLQIRRISNPIKEINEAAKVIAGGEFQKRLDINTGDEIEELGRSFNNMAESLEKIEENRRNLIANISHDLRSPMTSIRGFIEGIVDGTIPEEKREHYLNIVLEESKRLIKITNELLELNNIQQGKLEIKKEAFELNETIRRKLISYERGITQKQLNVSFNMYEEKSFVLSDQLLIERVLSNLMDNAVKFTPEKGSIEIKTAGKGNSICIEVANTGAEISAEELNRVWERFHKGDASRGTYKNGYGLGLAIVKEIINQLDEKIWVASGEGFIKFTFTIEKV
- a CDS encoding DUF3243 domain-containing protein gives rise to the protein MEINKADFFTEWTNWKNTLGKAVNLGESVGMSENTIENIAVKVGNVLAARVDPENREQRLLQELWKVGDDSDRKVLTKLIVKMVETDIKQ
- a CDS encoding trypsin-like peptidase domain-containing protein, translated to MSDFFNENNEISEIIESTENNENNEINSSFYREVIERKPKKSPRKFIALVLAAGLLIGTVFGFGLDNFLPNPVGDSNRVYASGVENTQIVFDKSVSPVVPISKKVSPSIVAISLKTRTRDFFGRVYEGQGTGSGIIIDNQGHIITNNHVVEGAQDITVILHDGKELQATLVGGDSQTDLAVIKVNPANLTIAELGDSSKLEVGELAVAIGSPMGTEYAGSVTAGIISGLNRKVSVGDNSIKLIQTDAAINPGNSGGALVNSEGKVIGINTIKFAETTVEGMGFAIPINEAKPIIQEIISKKKIARPYLGIQGRNITKEAAEQYEVPQGVYVEDVVDYSGAEKAGIKQGDIITKLDGKKVLTIEEVIAVIKKHKVGDIVQVELYDQMDKYKTISVKLHESNE
- a CDS encoding zinc-ribbon domain-containing protein, translating into MGLWGKDVARTRYVGQVYVDQLCSIKKESDVLQRIAPRCENCGNNEYYGIYETSRLFRVFNIPLVQCDTVYYFSCPECNFGFKLRSEEFKTLEQIASINTKYLEGLITKSEFESSLRSIQE
- a CDS encoding DMT family transporter encodes the protein MKKYQAYLPYLAGLVMALIFGLSFMFTKQALETLPTTLLLAYRFALAAILLTLLWLFGAIKVSYKNKPLKELLLLSLFQPIAYFIFETTGVKLTSSSEAGIMIALIPVVVTIFAAIFLKEKPGRAQLFFILASVLGVVFIVLMSGSNSSAGHYAGILSLCGAVLAAGVYNILSRKLSSSFTPVEITFVMMWTGAVVFNMISAVTGVINGNLDKYISSLGSASTLVPVLYLGTLSSVCAFFMVNYMLSKLPASNSSVFSNLTTVISIIAGVLIRHEAFHWYQLAGGIIIILGVWGTNRYKPQQEIQLQATESL